A part of Macrobrachium rosenbergii isolate ZJJX-2024 chromosome 33, ASM4041242v1, whole genome shotgun sequence genomic DNA contains:
- the LOC136855899 gene encoding alpha-(1,3)-fucosyltransferase C-like isoform X2: protein MNMFGTVREFQEEGCSKWKCEFTYDRSRLREAHALLFKSDGMEANDLPERFPDQRWVWVDVESPLSVRGVNGLINTEDIGSHQFNWTMSYHISSDIMAMNGYLLPKNKNFMPIRANLLAYHKETLKWYLQALEKTPSLEETEEMKWKAFVKQRWPVVWMSSNCNTSSKREEYVYELSKYVRVDKYGDCGNYKCGARYQAFNTKCWIKRLRKKYLFSLAFENSLCNHYISEKPYNPLVHGLVPIVWGGGGYEHFLPPGSYINARMYHPRELAELIQDLLKNPAAYGRYHFWRQFWIAKVRGSVCELCYRLHTDPVRGYHRNISIWRHTAEQCLVPGPNMFESNEWERIITKELKKN from the exons ATGAACAT GTTTGGAACAGTGAGAGAATTCCAGGAAGAGGGCTGCTCAAAGTGGAAGTGTGAATTCACGTACGACAGAAGCAGATTGAGAGAAGCTCACGCCCTGCTGTTCAAATCTGATGG GATGGAAGCCAACGATCTTCCTGAAAGGTTTCCTGACCAGCGATGGGTGTGGGTGGATGTTGAGTCACCTCTGAGTGTCAGAGGAGTCAACGGCTTGATAAATACAGAGGACATAGGCAGTCATCAGTTTAACTGGACGATGAGCTACCACATTTCTTCCGACATTATGGCAATGAACGGGTATCTCCTACCGaagaataaaaactttat GCCCATCCGAGCAAACCTACTGGCGTACCACAAAGAGACCCTGAAATGGTACTTGCAAGCACTGGAGAAGACCCCAAGTCTGGAGGAGACTGAAGAGATGAAATGGAAGGCCTTCGTAAAGCAGCGCTGGCCAGTCGTGTGGATGTCAAGTAACTGCAACACATCTTCCAAGAGAGAGGAGTATGTCTACGAACTCTCCAAATACGTAAGGGTTGACAAGTATGGCGACTGCGGAAACTACAAGTGCGGTGCTAGGTACCAAGCCTTCAATACAAAGTGCTGGATCAAGAGGCTAAGGAAAAAATACCTTTTCTCCTTGGCTTTCGAGAACAGCCTTTGCAATCACTACATATCAGAGAAGCCTTATAATCCACTTGTGCATGGCCTGGTTCCAATAGTATGGGGAG GAGGAGGGTACGAACATTTTCTACCACCAGGGTCCTACATCAATGCTCGCATGTATCATCCAAGAGAATTAGCAGAACTGATACAGGATTTGCTGAAGAATCCTGCAGCCTACGGAAG GTATCACTTTTGGCGGCAGTTCTGGATAGCGAAGGTGAGAGGAAGTGTTTGCGAGTTGTGCTACCGACTCCACACAGACCCAGTGCGAGGGTATCACCGTAATATTTCGATTTGGAGGCACACTGCAGAACAGTGTCTTGTTCCAGGACCAAACATGTTTGAAAGTAATGAGTGGGAGCGTATTATTACGAAGGAActcaaaaaaaactga
- the LOC136855899 gene encoding alpha-(1,3)-fucosyltransferase C-like isoform X1 gives MQFILKSFCTRRKLYVYSWTLIAVALSSSVLRDRWNEENLQIIQNDVVEIDIRPTARGITAERNPLSVGFGGGGNPTGLKSGLDHLDAYFGHLSDFIRDGDDLKIPPPNTEKKIVLYWTNWYNPKTSWEWRFGTVREFQEEGCSKWKCEFTYDRSRLREAHALLFKSDGMEANDLPERFPDQRWVWVDVESPLSVRGVNGLINTEDIGSHQFNWTMSYHISSDIMAMNGYLLPKNKNFMPIRANLLAYHKETLKWYLQALEKTPSLEETEEMKWKAFVKQRWPVVWMSSNCNTSSKREEYVYELSKYVRVDKYGDCGNYKCGARYQAFNTKCWIKRLRKKYLFSLAFENSLCNHYISEKPYNPLVHGLVPIVWGGGGYEHFLPPGSYINARMYHPRELAELIQDLLKNPAAYGRYHFWRQFWIAKVRGSVCELCYRLHTDPVRGYHRNISIWRHTAEQCLVPGPNMFESNEWERIITKELKKN, from the exons ATGCAATTTATCCTAAAGAGTTTTTGTACTCGAAGAAAGTTATACGTCTATTCCTGGACTCTTATTGCTGTTGCATTATCATCGTCGGTGCTCCGTGATCGCTGGAATGAAGAAAACCTGCAAATAATTCAAAATGACGTTGTGGAAATCGACATTAGGCCTACAGCCCGAGGCATCACTGCCGAGAGAAACCCCCTCTCGGTGGGATTTGGCGGAGGTGGTAATCCAACCGGATTAAAAAGTGGATTAGATCATCTCGACGCGTACTTCGGACATTTGAGCGATTTCATCCGGGATGGCGACGACCTGAAGATTCCTCCTCCGAATACGGAGAAGAAGATCGTCCTTTATTGGACGAACTGGTACAATCCCAAGACGTCTTGGGAGTGgag GTTTGGAACAGTGAGAGAATTCCAGGAAGAGGGCTGCTCAAAGTGGAAGTGTGAATTCACGTACGACAGAAGCAGATTGAGAGAAGCTCACGCCCTGCTGTTCAAATCTGATGG GATGGAAGCCAACGATCTTCCTGAAAGGTTTCCTGACCAGCGATGGGTGTGGGTGGATGTTGAGTCACCTCTGAGTGTCAGAGGAGTCAACGGCTTGATAAATACAGAGGACATAGGCAGTCATCAGTTTAACTGGACGATGAGCTACCACATTTCTTCCGACATTATGGCAATGAACGGGTATCTCCTACCGaagaataaaaactttat GCCCATCCGAGCAAACCTACTGGCGTACCACAAAGAGACCCTGAAATGGTACTTGCAAGCACTGGAGAAGACCCCAAGTCTGGAGGAGACTGAAGAGATGAAATGGAAGGCCTTCGTAAAGCAGCGCTGGCCAGTCGTGTGGATGTCAAGTAACTGCAACACATCTTCCAAGAGAGAGGAGTATGTCTACGAACTCTCCAAATACGTAAGGGTTGACAAGTATGGCGACTGCGGAAACTACAAGTGCGGTGCTAGGTACCAAGCCTTCAATACAAAGTGCTGGATCAAGAGGCTAAGGAAAAAATACCTTTTCTCCTTGGCTTTCGAGAACAGCCTTTGCAATCACTACATATCAGAGAAGCCTTATAATCCACTTGTGCATGGCCTGGTTCCAATAGTATGGGGAG GAGGAGGGTACGAACATTTTCTACCACCAGGGTCCTACATCAATGCTCGCATGTATCATCCAAGAGAATTAGCAGAACTGATACAGGATTTGCTGAAGAATCCTGCAGCCTACGGAAG GTATCACTTTTGGCGGCAGTTCTGGATAGCGAAGGTGAGAGGAAGTGTTTGCGAGTTGTGCTACCGACTCCACACAGACCCAGTGCGAGGGTATCACCGTAATATTTCGATTTGGAGGCACACTGCAGAACAGTGTCTTGTTCCAGGACCAAACATGTTTGAAAGTAATGAGTGGGAGCGTATTATTACGAAGGAActcaaaaaaaactga